From Gloeocapsa sp. PCC 73106, the proteins below share one genomic window:
- the murI gene encoding glutamate racemase, which yields MGASTSQKIGVFDSGVGGLTVLRQMYQQLPHESILYFADTARLPYGTRSPGEILQFVREILTWMNQEGVKMVIMACNTSSALALEIVRSEYDLPILGIILPGARAAVEKGQKIGVIATPVTANSHAYSLAIAEINPKAEVLEVGCPAFVPLIEQNLINHPYTKRVAGHYLNPLLQQGIDTLIYGCTHYRHLENVFLEILPRHIQLVDPATYVVSAAARELRMLGLKNRKTSQPTRFCVSGCPQKFAFLSKQWLGFTPKVEKISLPVLPDLFEPNLSNYKFPSL from the coding sequence ATGGGAGCATCTACAAGCCAAAAAATTGGTGTTTTTGACAGTGGTGTGGGAGGCTTAACCGTTTTAAGACAAATGTACCAACAACTTCCCCATGAATCTATTCTTTATTTTGCTGATACTGCTAGACTTCCCTATGGTACTCGTTCCCCAGGGGAAATTTTACAGTTTGTCAGGGAGATTCTGACTTGGATGAATCAAGAGGGAGTCAAAATGGTAATTATGGCTTGTAACACAAGTTCTGCCCTAGCCTTAGAAATCGTACGTTCTGAATATGACCTACCAATTCTGGGAATTATCTTACCAGGTGCCCGTGCCGCCGTGGAAAAAGGTCAAAAAATAGGGGTTATTGCTACTCCTGTCACAGCTAATAGTCATGCTTATAGCCTGGCTATTGCAGAAATTAATCCTAAAGCTGAGGTATTGGAGGTGGGGTGTCCTGCTTTTGTGCCACTTATTGAGCAAAATTTAATTAATCATCCCTATACCAAGAGGGTAGCTGGACATTATCTCAATCCCTTATTGCAACAGGGTATTGATACATTAATTTACGGTTGTACTCACTATCGCCACTTGGAAAATGTCTTTCTAGAAATTCTGCCTAGACATATTCAACTCGTGGATCCGGCCACTTACGTGGTTAGCGCTGCCGCTAGAGAGTTAAGAATGTTGGGACTTAAAAATCGCAAAACATCTCAGCCTACTCGTTTTTGTGTGAGTGGCTGTCCCCAAAAATTCGCTTTTCTTTCTAAACAATGGTTGGGTTTTACACCAAAGGTTGAAAAGATTTCTTTACCTGTTCTTCCTGATCTGTTCGAGCCAAACTTATCAAATTACAAATTCCCGTCTCTGTAA
- the sds gene encoding solanesyl diphosphate synthase: protein MISVTSLFMPVDNDLRLLTANLKKLIGTRHPILEAAAEHLFSAGGKKIRPAIVLLVARATMLDQDITPRHRRLAEITEMIHTASLVHDDIVDEAQLRRNVPTVNSLFDNRIAVLAGDFLFAQSSWYLANLDNLEVVKLLSEVIRDFAEGEILQGINRFDTSLSLEAYLDKSYYKTASLIANSAKSACLLSGTSQTIADNIYSYGRNLGLAFQIVDDILDFTGSTEVLGKPAGSDLISGNLTAPVIYALEEKPLLSVLIEGEFSEKGDLETALELVRESKGIERAKTLALEHANQAVKYLEGLKSSESFQALQELPDYVVSRIY from the coding sequence ATGATTTCAGTAACTTCCCTGTTTATGCCTGTAGATAACGACCTACGTCTCTTGACAGCCAACCTCAAGAAACTAATTGGTACACGCCATCCCATTTTAGAAGCTGCAGCAGAACATCTGTTCAGCGCAGGAGGCAAAAAAATTAGACCCGCTATTGTCTTACTAGTGGCTAGAGCTACTATGCTTGATCAAGATATCACTCCTCGGCATCGGCGTCTAGCAGAAATCACGGAAATGATCCACACTGCGAGTTTAGTTCATGATGACATTGTTGATGAAGCGCAATTAAGACGAAATGTACCTACGGTTAATAGTTTGTTCGACAATCGTATAGCCGTCCTCGCGGGAGATTTTCTGTTCGCACAATCATCTTGGTACCTGGCCAACTTAGATAATTTAGAAGTAGTAAAGCTACTTTCTGAAGTAATCAGAGATTTTGCCGAAGGGGAAATTTTGCAAGGAATCAATCGCTTTGATACTAGCTTGTCTTTGGAAGCTTATCTAGATAAAAGTTACTACAAAACGGCATCTCTAATCGCCAATAGCGCTAAATCGGCTTGTTTATTAAGTGGAACGTCTCAAACTATAGCCGATAATATATACAGCTATGGTCGTAATCTAGGTCTAGCTTTCCAGATTGTTGACGATATCTTGGATTTTACTGGGTCAACCGAAGTATTAGGGAAACCCGCGGGTTCGGATTTAATCAGTGGCAATTTAACCGCTCCGGTAATCTATGCTTTGGAAGAAAAACCATTACTATCGGTTTTAATCGAAGGGGAATTTAGTGAAAAAGGAGATCTCGAAACCGCACTAGAATTAGTCAGAGAAAGTAAGGGAATCGAACGTGCTAAAACTCTAGCGCTAGAACACGCCAATCAAGCTGTTAAATATTTAGAAGGTTTAAAATCGTCTGAATCTTTTCAAGCTTTGCAAGAACTCCCAGATTACGTGGTTAGTCGAATATACTAA
- the dxs gene encoding 1-deoxy-D-xylulose-5-phosphate synthase produces the protein MHLSEITHPNQLHGLSVRQLETIARQIREKHLQTVATSGGHLGPGLGVVELTIALYQTLDLDRDKVIWDVGHQAYPHKMLTGRYHQFHTLRQKDGIAGYLKRGESKFDHFGAGHASTSISASLGMALARDAQGEDYKVVAVIGDGALTGGMALEAINHAGHLPHTNLMVVLNDNEMSISPNVGAISRYLNKVRLSEPIQFLSDNLEEQFKHLPFLGESLTPEMERVKEGMKRLAVPKVGAVIEELGFTYFGPIDGHNLTELIHTFKQGHRVKGPVLIHVATVKGKGYEIAEQDQVGYHAQNPFNLSTGKPIPSNKPKPPGYAKVFGHTLTKLAENNPKIIAITAAMATGTGLDKLHVKLPKQYIDVGIAEQHAVTLAAGLACQGMRPVVAIYSTFLQRAYDQIIHDVCIQNLPVFFCLDRAGIVGADGPTHQGMYDIAYLRCIPNMVIMAPKDEAELQEMIVTGVNHTSGPIAMRYPRGNGYGVPLMEEGWESLTIGKGEILRNGEDILLLGYGSMVYTTMQAAEVLSEHGIEATVINARFVKPLDTELIFPLARRIGKVVTVEEGCLMGGFGSAVAEALLDNDISVHLKRFGIPDQLVEHAEPNQSKAGLGLNSDQIAEQIREIFFKKQFSPVS, from the coding sequence ATGCATCTAAGTGAAATTACTCACCCGAACCAGTTACATGGTCTGTCGGTTCGTCAACTCGAAACAATAGCACGGCAAATCCGAGAAAAACATCTGCAAACCGTAGCTACCAGTGGCGGACATCTCGGACCAGGGTTAGGAGTGGTTGAATTGACCATAGCACTGTATCAAACTCTAGACCTAGACAGAGACAAAGTAATTTGGGATGTAGGACATCAAGCCTATCCCCACAAAATGCTCACCGGGAGATATCACCAATTCCACACGCTACGCCAAAAAGATGGAATAGCGGGGTATCTCAAGCGTGGTGAGAGCAAATTTGACCATTTTGGTGCCGGGCACGCTTCTACTAGCATCTCCGCGTCTCTGGGTATGGCTTTGGCCAGAGATGCTCAGGGAGAAGACTATAAGGTCGTAGCTGTTATAGGCGATGGAGCATTAACGGGGGGTATGGCACTAGAAGCGATCAATCACGCAGGACATTTACCCCATACTAACTTGATGGTTGTGCTCAATGACAATGAAATGTCTATTTCCCCAAACGTTGGCGCAATTTCTCGTTATCTCAACAAAGTTCGACTCAGCGAACCGATTCAATTTCTCTCGGATAACTTAGAAGAACAGTTTAAACATCTTCCTTTTTTGGGTGAATCTTTAACACCGGAAATGGAAAGAGTCAAAGAAGGGATGAAACGCCTAGCTGTTCCTAAAGTTGGCGCAGTGATCGAAGAACTTGGCTTTACCTATTTTGGTCCAATCGATGGCCATAATTTGACAGAATTAATACATACTTTCAAACAAGGTCATCGAGTCAAAGGTCCCGTACTCATTCACGTTGCCACCGTAAAAGGCAAAGGCTACGAAATCGCAGAACAAGACCAAGTAGGTTATCACGCTCAAAATCCTTTTAATTTATCCACGGGAAAACCTATTCCTTCTAATAAACCTAAACCACCTGGCTATGCCAAAGTATTCGGTCACACCCTAACTAAGTTAGCGGAAAATAACCCCAAAATTATTGCCATTACCGCAGCTATGGCTACAGGTACAGGTTTAGATAAATTACACGTTAAACTCCCAAAACAATATATCGACGTGGGTATAGCAGAACAACACGCCGTGACTCTAGCCGCGGGTTTAGCTTGTCAAGGGATGCGTCCAGTAGTAGCTATTTACTCTACATTTTTACAACGCGCCTATGATCAAATTATTCATGATGTCTGTATTCAAAACTTACCCGTCTTTTTCTGTTTGGATCGCGCCGGTATCGTTGGTGCAGATGGTCCCACGCATCAGGGGATGTATGATATTGCTTACCTACGTTGTATCCCCAATATGGTGATCATGGCCCCTAAAGATGAAGCGGAATTACAGGAAATGATCGTCACTGGTGTTAACCATACCTCTGGACCGATCGCTATGCGTTATCCTCGAGGTAATGGTTATGGTGTTCCTTTGATGGAGGAAGGTTGGGAATCCCTAACCATTGGTAAGGGCGAAATTCTCCGCAACGGAGAGGATATCTTGTTACTCGGCTACGGTTCCATGGTCTATACTACCATGCAAGCGGCTGAAGTGCTTAGCGAGCACGGTATTGAAGCCACCGTGATTAACGCTCGTTTTGTTAAACCCCTCGATACTGAGTTAATTTTTCCCTTGGCGCGGCGCATCGGCAAAGTCGTAACTGTAGAAGAAGGTTGTTTAATGGGGGGATTTGGTTCAGCAGTGGCTGAAGCGTTGCTTGACAATGATATCTCAGTTCATCTCAAACGCTTTGGTATACCCGATCAACTAGTAGAACACGCCGAACCTAATCAATCTAAAGCAGGATTAGGCTTGAATAGCGATCAAATTGCTGAGCAAATTCGCGAAATTTTCTTTAAAAAGCAGTTTTCTCCCGTTAGTTAG
- a CDS encoding STAS domain-containing protein codes for MTLSLRGTREVRETYQILRLTGLLDAYSEQTFRKVVASCISKGPKNLVLVLSQIDFIDSSGLGVLVQLVKATQNEGGSLQIVTNARVTQTVKLARLESFLPLQPSLEAAIENISA; via the coding sequence CTGACCTTGAGCTTAAGAGGAACAAGAGAAGTCAGGGAAACTTACCAAATCTTGCGTCTGACAGGTCTTTTAGATGCTTACTCTGAACAAACCTTTCGCAAGGTCGTAGCATCTTGTATTAGTAAAGGGCCCAAGAATCTAGTTCTAGTCCTTTCTCAAATCGATTTTATCGATAGTTCTGGGTTAGGAGTCCTAGTGCAACTAGTTAAGGCTACTCAAAATGAGGGAGGAAGCTTACAAATTGTCACTAACGCCCGTGTTACCCAAACGGTAAAGCTAGCTCGTTTAGAAAGCTTTCTTCCTCTTCAGCCTTCTTTAGAAGCTGCTATAGAAAATATTAGTGCTTGA
- a CDS encoding FtsW/RodA/SpoVE family cell cycle protein → MIRSVTAFIDPEVKQWSSRARLLHWLTFLWLLIGLVSLCSASFAEADFEHNDSLYYLKRQLIWCVVGNICFYFLVRTPIKQVLRFASGGFLIILGLILTTYLPGMGTEVNGATRWLALGPILIQPSELIKPFLVLQSALVFGRWFKISWEVRIAWLLMFIILLGAILLQPNLSTTALCGMGLWLIALAGGLPLTYLGGTAIAGVLTAVTSISLRSYQKLRVMSFLNPWNDPRGDGYQLIQSLLAIGSGGLWGTGLGLSQQKLFYLPIQYTDFIFAVFAEEFGFVGSLLLLVLLVTYATFALKVALKSSDLVQSLIAIGVMVFMVGQSLLHIGVATGILPTTGLPLPLFSYGGSSMISSLCLAGLLIRVARESNQAEVLSLW, encoded by the coding sequence ATAATACGCTCTGTAACTGCTTTTATCGATCCTGAAGTGAAACAATGGTCCAGTCGGGCTCGTTTATTACATTGGTTAACTTTTTTATGGTTGTTAATTGGTTTAGTCAGTCTCTGTTCTGCTTCTTTCGCTGAAGCCGATTTTGAACACAATGACAGTTTATATTATTTAAAAAGACAATTAATCTGGTGTGTGGTGGGAAATATCTGCTTTTATTTTTTAGTCAGAACTCCCATTAAACAAGTTCTCAGGTTCGCTTCTGGGGGTTTTCTGATTATTTTAGGCTTAATTTTAACGACTTATTTACCAGGTATGGGAACAGAAGTTAATGGAGCTACACGTTGGTTGGCTTTGGGACCAATTTTGATTCAACCTTCGGAATTGATTAAACCTTTTTTAGTCTTACAAAGTGCCTTAGTTTTTGGACGCTGGTTTAAAATCAGTTGGGAGGTACGTATAGCTTGGTTGTTGATGTTTATAATTCTCTTAGGGGCGATTTTATTACAACCTAATCTAAGTACAACGGCTTTGTGTGGTATGGGATTGTGGTTGATCGCTTTAGCGGGAGGTTTACCCCTGACTTATTTAGGGGGAACAGCGATCGCTGGAGTATTAACCGCGGTGACTAGTATCAGCTTGCGTAGTTATCAAAAACTTAGAGTGATGTCTTTCCTCAATCCTTGGAACGATCCTCGAGGAGACGGTTATCAGTTGATTCAAAGTCTGTTGGCGATCGGTTCTGGAGGACTTTGGGGTACGGGTTTAGGACTTTCACAACAGAAACTCTTTTATTTACCTATTCAGTATACCGATTTTATTTTTGCTGTTTTTGCTGAAGAATTCGGCTTCGTTGGTAGTCTTCTACTCTTGGTTTTGCTAGTAACTTACGCTACTTTCGCGCTAAAAGTCGCTCTTAAGTCTTCGGATTTGGTACAAAGTTTAATTGCGATCGGGGTCATGGTTTTTATGGTGGGACAATCTCTACTTCATATTGGCGTAGCTACTGGGATTCTACCTACCACGGGATTACCCTTACCTCTGTTTAGCTATGGTGGTAGTTCGATGATTTCCAGTTTATGTTTAGCAGGACTCCTAATTAGAGTGGCAAGGGAATCCAATCAAGCAGAGGTACTTTCTTTGTGGTAA
- a CDS encoding TPM domain-containing protein — MKYPFNQRVLSIIVALIIALSSWGIASEAQAFDNPELLPDTQTPIIDLANFLPSAQEESIIKEIESFEAQTGWKLRVLTQYDRTPGRAVKKFWGLDDRSVLLVADSRGGNLLAFNVGDDVYPLLPRTFWVELQTRFGNLYFVRDNGENNAIAQSLAAVEGCLVKGGCRVVPGLPQEQWILTLITSIVGGIILGLAVTPRKPNQLIAWQWGLIISPLWIILFVAFGIGPVITRTTEFLPLFRNILGFCLGALVAYLSPAFNRSSAPEI, encoded by the coding sequence ATGAAATACCCTTTTAACCAAAGAGTTTTAAGCATTATCGTCGCTCTAATCATCGCTCTATCTTCCTGGGGGATAGCTTCAGAAGCTCAAGCCTTTGATAATCCCGAATTATTACCAGATACTCAAACTCCAATCATCGATTTAGCAAACTTTTTACCCTCAGCACAAGAAGAATCTATAATCAAAGAAATTGAGAGTTTTGAAGCTCAAACAGGATGGAAACTCAGAGTACTGACTCAATACGATCGCACTCCCGGCAGAGCAGTCAAGAAGTTTTGGGGTTTAGACGATAGAAGCGTTCTTCTGGTCGCCGACTCTCGAGGCGGGAATTTGCTAGCTTTTAATGTGGGAGACGATGTTTATCCTTTGTTACCTCGGACTTTTTGGGTAGAATTACAAACTCGCTTCGGGAATCTCTATTTCGTCAGAGATAACGGCGAAAATAACGCGATCGCTCAATCCCTCGCCGCAGTGGAAGGCTGTCTAGTCAAAGGTGGCTGTCGCGTCGTTCCTGGTTTACCTCAAGAACAATGGATTCTAACTCTGATTACCTCTATAGTTGGTGGTATTATACTCGGCTTAGCAGTCACACCCCGCAAACCCAACCAACTCATAGCTTGGCAATGGGGTTTAATTATCTCTCCTCTCTGGATTATTTTATTCGTTGCCTTTGGTATTGGTCCTGTAATTACAAGAACTACAGAATTTTTACCTCTATTTCGCAACATTCTCGGGTTCTGTCTAGGCGCTTTAGTAGCTTATCTTTCCCCCGCTTTTAATCGTTCTAGTGCCCCAGAAATATAG
- a CDS encoding YtxH domain-containing protein, whose protein sequence is MMSKTNKQSTLITGLVIGSAVGTLAGLLLALGKSKETRVLVKKSLDALPEMAEDLVTTTQLRGKQWSNKARGRWEKSLNRLQKAIKAGVEAGKQEPPTAPTKITVD, encoded by the coding sequence ATGATGAGTAAAACAAATAAGCAAAGTACTTTAATTACTGGATTGGTTATTGGTAGTGCAGTGGGTACCCTTGCTGGTTTATTGCTCGCTCTCGGTAAGAGTAAAGAAACTAGAGTCTTGGTTAAAAAGTCTCTGGATGCTCTACCGGAAATGGCTGAAGACCTAGTAACAACTACACAACTTCGGGGAAAACAGTGGTCAAACAAAGCTAGAGGACGTTGGGAAAAGTCTCTGAATCGACTGCAAAAAGCGATCAAAGCTGGTGTTGAAGCGGGTAAACAAGAACCACCAACTGCTCCAACTAAAATTACCGTTGATTGA
- a CDS encoding DUF3119 family protein has translation MITNTDSIILSPSYTLPLWIILLALPLSLINLWLGLVVALFGLFLMVQTATIRLGFTPTSLEVYRSEQIIRVFPYADWLSWQIFWTRVPVLFYFREVKSIHFLPIIFDSKTLKLCLEKYCTIEKPLA, from the coding sequence GTGATTACTAATACTGACTCTATCATCCTCTCTCCTAGTTACACTCTACCCCTATGGATTATCTTGTTGGCTCTACCTTTAAGCTTAATTAATCTCTGGTTAGGCTTAGTAGTAGCCTTGTTTGGTTTATTTCTGATGGTGCAAACCGCTACGATTAGATTGGGATTTACCCCAACGAGTTTAGAGGTGTATCGCTCAGAACAGATAATTCGGGTATTTCCCTATGCAGATTGGTTATCTTGGCAAATTTTCTGGACAAGAGTACCTGTTTTGTTTTATTTTCGAGAAGTTAAAAGTATTCACTTTCTCCCAATTATTTTCGATAGCAAGACTCTTAAACTATGTCTTGAGAAATATTGCACAATAGAAAAACCATTAGCTTAA
- a CDS encoding DUF3086 domain-containing protein, translated as MNSEEFPNLEDLSPQVADLQEQKQSLESEIAALQEQKNQLQTGISRLVEDGLTELEQRKQALLIAIEQLERRRDRLEQEMRSNFAGVSQDLAIRVQGFKDYLVGSLQDLAATAEQLELSRADAWENPPETQEKPQLSQKAFNQEKQQIRQLIDQYRNRPDYYGPPWQLRRTFEPIHAERLENWLINQGGRGAIRSMGSRLQNILIASAAISIMYKMHGDRARSLILADSPERLGEWRRGLQDCLGISRSDFGPNRGIILFESPEALAQKAERTVEEREQPLIIIDEMEEQVSLSLLQFPLWLAFAPEPQQAQSNYLY; from the coding sequence ATGAATTCAGAAGAATTCCCTAACCTAGAGGATCTTTCCCCCCAAGTTGCTGATTTACAAGAGCAAAAGCAAAGCTTAGAGTCAGAAATAGCCGCCCTCCAAGAGCAAAAAAATCAACTACAAACTGGTATAAGTCGGTTAGTAGAGGATGGGTTAACAGAATTAGAACAGCGTAAACAAGCGCTACTAATTGCTATCGAACAGCTCGAACGTCGTCGCGATCGCCTTGAACAAGAAATGCGCAGCAACTTTGCTGGAGTCTCCCAAGATTTAGCGATTCGAGTACAGGGTTTCAAAGACTATCTAGTGGGTAGCTTGCAAGATCTAGCCGCAACTGCTGAACAGTTAGAGTTATCTCGTGCTGATGCTTGGGAAAATCCCCCAGAAACTCAAGAAAAACCTCAGCTTAGCCAAAAGGCTTTTAACCAGGAAAAACAGCAAATCAGACAACTGATCGATCAATATCGTAACCGCCCGGATTACTATGGACCTCCCTGGCAATTGAGAAGAACTTTTGAGCCGATTCACGCCGAAAGATTAGAAAATTGGTTAATAAACCAAGGAGGAAGGGGAGCGATCCGTTCCATGGGTTCGCGCTTACAAAATATTTTGATAGCATCAGCGGCGATTTCCATCATGTATAAAATGCATGGCGATCGCGCTCGCAGTTTAATTCTTGCCGATAGTCCCGAAAGATTGGGAGAGTGGCGTCGTGGTTTACAGGACTGTCTAGGAATTTCTCGCAGTGATTTTGGACCCAATCGGGGTATTATCTTGTTTGAAAGTCCCGAAGCTTTAGCCCAAAAAGCCGAACGCACAGTAGAAGAGAGAGAACAACCCCTGATTATTATTGATGAAATGGAAGAACAAGTCAGTCTTTCCCTGTTACAATTTCCACTGTGGCTAGCTTTTGCGCCTGAGCCACAACAAGCTCAGTCTAATTATCTCTACTAG